From a region of the Zingiber officinale cultivar Zhangliang chromosome 10B, Zo_v1.1, whole genome shotgun sequence genome:
- the LOC122029796 gene encoding protein NETWORKED 4B-like, translated as MKRMVSKKSHSWWWDSHISRRNSKWLEENLEKMDGSVKQMLKLIEEEGESFAKKAEMYYQRRPELISFVEDFYRMYRALAERYDQVTGDLRKNIESELKSQGSGSGRSSDMSRKGSEGSDSSSSEPDSESEFDAIDVNSDKASLRLQHRVHELETELSELKGKLEAKEKSDHDAAEMEIVNLKQKLEEANNNLQMKETELGLAEKKTAELEERVEFLKGAAAAAAEKFQTDLSNEALAIEEYENELANEREKFLKEKSSLEEQILQLENANMDRVKHISELDEGIVSLKATVGMLTADKVALIGELKCRHDRVIEMEQQFHQLQMEYANLNKEKEELNEEVDRQKIVISDVAERKREAIRQLCFSIEHYRDNYCRLLGLLQNHKRSAMVAN; from the exons ATGAAGCGAATGGTATCCAAAAAATCTCACTCCTGGTGGTGGGACAGCCATATCAGTCGCAGGAACTCAAAATGGCTAGAGGAAAATCTTGAGA AGATGGATGGAAGTGTTAAACAAATGCTTAAACTGATCGAAGAGGAAGGGGAATCCTTTGCGAAGAAGGCCGAGATGTATTACCAAAGGCGTCCTGAGTTGATCTCCTTTGTTGAGGATTTCTACCGCATGTATCGTGCTCTCGCTGAGCGTTATGATCAAGTCACTGGAGATCTCCGCAAGAACATCGAATCCGAACTCAAATCTCAAGGTTCGGGAAGTGGAAGAAGTTCGGACATGTCGAGGAAGGGGAGTGAGGGATCAGATTCATCATCATCTGAACCTGATTCAGAATCGGAGTTCGATGCCATTGATGTGAACAGTGACAAAGCTTCCCTGAGGCTTCAACACAGAGTCCATGAACTAGAAACAGAGCTTTCCGAGTTGAAGGGAAAACTCGAGGCAAAAGAAAAGAGTGACCATGACGCAGCTGAAATGGAGATTGTGAACCTTAAACAGAAGCTCGAGGAAGCTAACAATAATTTGCAAATGAAGGAGACTGAGCTCGGTTTGGCGGAGAAGAAGACTGCTGAATTGGAGGAGCGAGTCGAGTTTCTGAAGGGAGCAGCTGCTGCAGCTGCTGAGAAGTTTCAAACTGACTTGTCGAACGAGGCTTTGGCGATCGAAGAATATGAAAATGAGTTAGCTAATGaaagggaaaagttcttgaaggaGAAGTCTAGCCTTGAAGAACAGATTCTCCAACTCGAAAATGCTAACATGGATAGAGTGAAGCACATTTCTGAGCTTGATGAGGGAATTGTTTCTTTAAAGGCAACAGTCGGGATGCTCACAGCTGACAAAGTTGCTCTCATTGGTGAACTTAAATGTCGGCACGACCGAGTTATCGAAATGGAGCAGCAATTTCATCAGCTCCAAATGGAATATGCAAACTTgaacaaggagaaagaagaactcaaTGAAGAGGTGGACAGACAGAAGATTGTGATCTCTGATGTCGCCGAGCGGAAGAGGGAAGCAATTCGACAACTCTGTTTCTCGATTGAGCATTATCGCGACAACTATTGTCGTCTTCTTGGATTGCTCCAAAATCACAAGCGATCGGCCATGGTAGCAAATTGA